A window of Sphingobacterium sp. SRCM116780 contains these coding sequences:
- a CDS encoding RagB/SusD family nutrient uptake outer membrane protein has translation MKKLFIASCILISLSVSSCKDFLDVKPTNSGDAETAIQTAADAKVMINGLMSILSNRDYYGRNFPLYADVKGGDFTIFAAGRGFDYLYTFNHSASSNSYSDVWAKGFNGITQINNLLKSIDNLKAAGSLENFSSYEGQALTARALINFDLVRLYGEPYNENKAAWGIPNITTPLSPGAQELRSKVEDNYKQILIDLKAAETLLPKTKLNGYLNYYANKALQARVYLYMEDYPNALTAAQEIIDSKVYTLYSNAAWVDSWKSEFGTESIFELGVYPNESDLGNSSLGAYFRRSGHGSSAILGNFMASDYFLNRLKQDAADVRWGVMARDETSATRLGAIYKYSGGVNLEGDKKTSNSTAVNFKVIRLSEVYLMAAEAALKSDKALAATYLNEIRKRSPNLAAADAATINLDMIADERSKELAGEGHRFFDMIRWNKTIVFNDEFGAINTIHRTKTIDRTFNKTILPIFLDEINANPGIGAQQNPGY, from the coding sequence ATGAAAAAATTATTTATTGCTTCGTGCATCCTTATATCTCTTTCGGTTAGCTCTTGTAAAGATTTCTTAGATGTAAAACCGACAAATTCAGGAGACGCGGAAACAGCTATTCAGACTGCCGCTGATGCTAAAGTCATGATCAATGGTTTGATGAGTATATTGTCTAATCGGGACTATTATGGTCGAAACTTTCCTTTATACGCAGATGTAAAAGGTGGAGATTTCACTATTTTTGCTGCTGGTCGTGGATTTGATTATTTATATACTTTCAATCATAGTGCCTCTTCCAATAGTTATTCAGACGTTTGGGCTAAAGGGTTCAATGGAATAACACAGATCAACAATTTGCTAAAAAGTATTGACAACTTAAAAGCGGCTGGATCATTAGAAAACTTCAGCTCATATGAAGGCCAGGCATTAACTGCTCGTGCTTTGATCAATTTTGATTTGGTACGCTTGTACGGTGAACCTTATAATGAAAATAAAGCCGCTTGGGGTATTCCAAATATAACGACACCTTTAAGTCCAGGTGCACAAGAATTGAGAAGCAAAGTGGAGGATAACTACAAACAAATCCTGATCGATCTGAAAGCTGCAGAAACCTTACTCCCAAAAACAAAATTGAATGGCTATCTAAATTATTATGCCAACAAAGCACTTCAAGCACGTGTATATTTATACATGGAAGATTATCCGAATGCTTTAACTGCTGCACAAGAAATCATCGATTCAAAAGTATATACGTTATATAGTAATGCCGCTTGGGTAGATTCTTGGAAATCAGAATTTGGAACCGAATCAATTTTCGAATTAGGTGTTTATCCGAATGAAAGTGATTTAGGTAATTCATCATTAGGTGCATATTTCAGAAGATCTGGACATGGAAGTTCAGCTATCTTGGGTAATTTCATGGCGAGTGATTATTTTTTAAATCGTCTCAAACAAGATGCTGCAGATGTACGCTGGGGGGTTATGGCTAGAGATGAGACTTCTGCAACAAGACTGGGTGCTATTTACAAATATAGCGGAGGTGTCAACTTAGAAGGTGATAAGAAAACTTCGAATAGCACTGCTGTAAACTTTAAGGTTATTCGCCTTTCTGAAGTTTATTTAATGGCTGCAGAGGCTGCTTTAAAATCAGACAAAGCGCTTGCAGCAACTTATTTAAATGAAATCCGTAAGCGTTCACCTAATTTAGCTGCTGCAGATGCTGCTACAATAAACTTAGATATGATCGCTGATGAGCGAAGTAAAGAATTGGCTGGTGAAGGTCACCGCTTCTTTGATATGATTCGTTGGAATAAAACGATTGTATTTAATGATGAATTTGGCGCTATTAATACCATTCATCGTACAAAAACAATTGATAGAACGTTTAATAAAACAATACTTCCAATTTTCTTAGATGAGATCAATGCTAATCCGGGTATTGGTGCACAACAAAACCCTGGGTATTAA
- a CDS encoding SusC/RagA family TonB-linked outer membrane protein yields MNKFLLTSLCTMACGSLQVVNAQQIQVAGKVSDESGTPVPSVTIAVKGTNTGTSTNSNGLFTLNANADATIVISAVGYQKQEISLNGRKTLTISLQKDENALDEVMVVAYGTAKKSTYTGSASTVKNDVLDKQPVTSFENALTGRVAGLQVSTSSGQAGSTPAIRIRGIGSMSASNEPLYVIDGVPVISGSTGQMNDYLVNSNNVMSTLNPADIETMTVLKDAAASALYGSRAANGVIIITTKKGKNGAPKINLKSSLGFSPSWATDNNETASVQDEIDMLYSVLYDSRIAGGLTDAAANKWVLDRFKTKFGIHGYDFSTTGTSMFEKVTITGKTDGIENREGKYYDWNDALFRTGIFNTNDLSVSGGTDNTNYYTSLSYTQDKSRIILNDYDRINGRVNLNQKIGKYLEFGSNINIAKTKLVGMNDTRNTGTNYLMQTRNLLWPLYWPTDYKTGNEWTARYGSLAYNPLYYNKEWENSSKTSKISAVESLTLRLLPELTVKTIFSYDETESKDHIYYSAKHYNGSSTNGVVTEVTSNIQKLVSSTTANYNKTFGLHNIALLAGFEAEKNDGSFVRATGKDLPSSALHTVSTAGQLDAGAYSWGSNMMSVLSRAEYNYGERYFASASLRRDGSSKLGPGPRWGNFWSMAGSWNLAKESFIASIEDINALRIRASYGVNGTLPLDDFGWRSLTAYSNKYMTQAGGALSNAADENLRWERNYTTNLALEFGFFQNKIFGSLEYFNRDSKDLIQKVPISTITGFSSTLRNIGQINNKGIEIELGSDIIKKQDFRWTASINAAFIDSKITKLSEGQPIVWYDPTGKDDRARFIYQENESTLAFYGLEWAGVDKTNGKNVWYTNDGTEGDFLFEGRGASYTYTKAKQTIIGNANPKVYGGINTDAEYKGISLGLNFAYKIGGKLYDATSKDVADDGYYWERIHAQYFVDESWSPTNTDGDFPMVTGRDLEDVNQISSRHLYDASYLRLKNISLAYKIPNTYLSKIGINNARVFFNGSNLLTLSKYKYMDPEVNQYGTRGWETPIAKTYTFGLEFNF; encoded by the coding sequence ATGAATAAATTTTTACTCACTTCGTTATGTACGATGGCTTGTGGCTCTTTACAAGTCGTAAATGCACAACAAATCCAAGTTGCTGGTAAAGTTTCTGATGAAAGTGGTACACCAGTTCCTAGTGTGACCATTGCTGTAAAAGGAACCAATACAGGGACATCCACAAACTCAAACGGCTTATTTACGCTAAATGCAAATGCAGATGCGACGATCGTTATCTCTGCTGTAGGTTATCAAAAACAAGAGATCAGCTTAAATGGTCGCAAGACGTTAACAATTTCCTTACAAAAGGATGAAAATGCTTTAGATGAGGTCATGGTTGTTGCGTATGGAACGGCAAAAAAGAGCACGTATACGGGGTCTGCGTCAACAGTAAAAAATGATGTCCTTGACAAACAACCAGTCACTTCATTCGAAAATGCTTTGACAGGTCGTGTGGCAGGGTTACAAGTCAGTACAAGCTCAGGGCAAGCGGGTTCTACCCCTGCTATTCGTATCCGTGGTATTGGGTCTATGAGCGCTTCAAACGAACCGCTATATGTCATCGATGGGGTGCCCGTAATCTCTGGATCTACTGGACAAATGAACGATTATTTGGTCAACTCCAATAATGTGATGAGTACCTTAAATCCCGCTGACATTGAAACCATGACGGTATTGAAAGATGCCGCAGCATCTGCTTTGTATGGTTCTCGTGCAGCAAATGGTGTCATTATCATTACGACTAAAAAGGGTAAAAATGGTGCGCCAAAAATTAACCTGAAATCAAGTCTTGGTTTCAGTCCAAGTTGGGCAACAGATAATAATGAAACTGCTTCGGTACAAGATGAGATTGATATGCTATACAGTGTTCTCTATGACTCTCGTATCGCTGGTGGGCTAACTGATGCTGCTGCTAACAAATGGGTATTAGATCGATTCAAAACTAAATTTGGCATTCATGGTTACGACTTTTCAACAACAGGAACATCCATGTTTGAAAAAGTAACCATTACAGGTAAAACAGATGGTATTGAAAATCGAGAGGGTAAATATTACGATTGGAATGATGCTTTATTCAGAACGGGTATTTTCAATACTAATGATTTATCTGTGAGTGGGGGAACAGATAACACCAACTACTATACTTCCCTTTCTTACACACAGGATAAAAGTCGCATCATCTTGAATGATTACGATCGTATCAACGGACGTGTGAACCTGAATCAAAAAATTGGTAAATACTTGGAATTTGGTTCTAATATCAATATCGCGAAGACAAAATTAGTGGGGATGAATGATACGCGAAATACAGGTACCAATTATTTAATGCAGACCAGAAATTTGTTATGGCCTCTTTATTGGCCTACAGACTATAAAACTGGAAATGAATGGACTGCTCGTTATGGTAGTTTAGCCTATAACCCCCTTTATTATAATAAGGAATGGGAAAATAGTTCGAAAACAAGCAAAATATCAGCGGTAGAATCCTTGACATTACGCCTTCTTCCGGAATTGACGGTTAAAACTATCTTCTCCTATGACGAGACAGAATCAAAAGACCATATCTATTACAGTGCTAAACATTATAATGGATCTTCCACAAATGGCGTCGTAACAGAGGTAACTTCAAACATTCAAAAACTAGTCTCATCAACGACAGCAAATTATAATAAAACATTCGGTTTACATAATATCGCGTTATTAGCGGGTTTTGAGGCAGAAAAAAATGATGGTAGTTTCGTAAGAGCAACAGGTAAGGATTTACCTTCTTCTGCTTTACATACCGTTTCTACTGCAGGACAGCTAGATGCTGGAGCTTATAGTTGGGGTAGTAATATGATGTCGGTATTATCTAGAGCTGAATACAACTATGGTGAACGTTATTTTGCATCGGCATCCCTTCGTCGGGATGGCTCTTCTAAGTTAGGTCCTGGTCCACGCTGGGGAAACTTCTGGTCGATGGCTGGTTCTTGGAATTTAGCAAAAGAAAGTTTTATCGCTTCAATAGAAGATATCAATGCTTTACGGATTAGAGCTTCATACGGTGTAAATGGCACCTTACCTTTAGATGATTTTGGATGGAGATCATTAACAGCGTATAGTAATAAATATATGACTCAGGCTGGTGGAGCTTTAAGTAATGCCGCTGATGAAAACTTAAGATGGGAAAGAAATTATACGACTAATCTTGCTTTAGAATTTGGATTTTTTCAAAACAAGATCTTTGGTTCATTAGAATATTTCAACAGAGATTCAAAAGATTTAATACAAAAAGTTCCGATTTCAACGATAACGGGATTCTCTAGTACGCTTAGAAATATCGGTCAAATTAATAATAAAGGAATTGAAATTGAATTGGGTTCTGATATCATTAAGAAGCAGGATTTCAGATGGACAGCAAGTATAAATGCTGCGTTTATCGATTCTAAAATAACAAAATTAAGCGAGGGTCAACCCATTGTATGGTATGATCCAACTGGAAAAGATGACCGAGCACGTTTCATTTACCAAGAAAATGAATCTACATTGGCTTTCTACGGTTTAGAATGGGCTGGTGTAGACAAAACAAATGGCAAGAATGTATGGTATACCAATGATGGAACAGAAGGAGATTTCCTATTTGAAGGCAGGGGAGCTAGCTATACCTATACGAAAGCCAAACAAACCATCATCGGTAATGCGAATCCAAAAGTTTATGGTGGTATCAACACGGACGCTGAATACAAAGGAATTTCATTGGGCTTAAATTTCGCTTATAAAATCGGAGGTAAATTGTACGATGCGACATCAAAAGATGTGGCTGACGATGGCTATTATTGGGAAAGAATTCATGCCCAATATTTTGTTGATGAATCTTGGTCTCCTACGAATACAGATGGGGATTTTCCAATGGTTACTGGTCGAGATCTAGAAGATGTGAATCAAATCAGTAGTCGCCATCTCTATGATGCTTCTTACTTGAGATTGAAAAACATTTCCTTAGCGTACAAGATTCCAAATACTTATTTAAGTAAAATAGGTATCAACAATGCGCGTGTTTTTTTCAATGGAAGTAATTTATTAACACTTTCAAAATACAAGTACATGGATCCAGAGGTTAACCAATACGGAACACGTGGTTGGGAAACTCCAATTGCTAAAACCTATACATTTGGTTTAGAGTTTAATTTTTAA
- a CDS encoding dipeptide epimerase produces the protein MSTHADWITKDFGTFKLRFKPYTLEMRYVFTVASFSRTTTPVVLTQLEYDGIIGYGEASMPPYLGESQESVINFLNQLDLSSFNSPFQTEDILQYVDQVAYKNTAAKAAVDIALHDLLGKIMNQPFYKIWGLNPGLIPATTYTIGIDTEEVVRKKVMEADQFKILKVKLGLDTDKMIIETIRQCTDRPLCADVNQGWKTREEALEMSYWLAERGVIFLEQPMPKEQIDDNAWLTAHSPIPTIADEGCQRLIDVPALKGVYSGINIKLMKCTGMREAKRMAELARALEMKVMIGCMTETSCAISAAAQLAPLTDWADLDGALLIGNDIYDGMKVIDGQCILPDRPGIGIIPQ, from the coding sequence ATGAGTACACATGCAGATTGGATTACCAAAGATTTTGGAACTTTCAAACTTAGGTTCAAACCGTATACATTAGAAATGCGTTATGTCTTTACTGTTGCCTCTTTCAGTAGAACGACAACTCCCGTTGTATTAACACAGTTGGAGTATGATGGTATTATTGGCTATGGGGAAGCAAGTATGCCACCGTACTTGGGAGAATCACAAGAAAGTGTCATTAACTTTTTAAATCAACTTGATCTTAGCAGCTTCAATTCACCTTTTCAAACAGAAGATATCTTACAGTATGTCGATCAGGTCGCTTATAAAAATACCGCAGCGAAAGCTGCTGTAGACATTGCTCTTCATGACTTATTAGGTAAAATCATGAACCAGCCCTTTTACAAAATTTGGGGTTTAAATCCAGGATTGATACCTGCGACGACCTATACGATTGGTATTGACACCGAAGAGGTCGTTCGTAAAAAAGTAATGGAAGCGGATCAATTCAAGATTTTAAAAGTAAAACTTGGTCTTGATACGGATAAAATGATCATCGAAACCATTCGTCAATGCACAGATCGTCCTCTTTGTGCTGATGTCAACCAGGGTTGGAAAACTCGTGAAGAGGCATTGGAAATGTCATATTGGCTGGCGGAGCGTGGTGTTATTTTCTTGGAGCAACCTATGCCTAAAGAGCAAATTGATGATAATGCCTGGTTAACAGCACATAGTCCAATTCCTACTATTGCAGATGAAGGATGTCAAAGATTAATAGATGTACCTGCTCTAAAGGGTGTTTATTCTGGCATTAACATCAAATTGATGAAATGTACAGGAATGAGAGAAGCGAAACGCATGGCCGAGTTAGCGCGTGCATTAGAGATGAAAGTGATGATCGGTTGTATGACAGAGACTTCATGTGCCATTTCAGCAGCAGCGCAATTGGCACCCTTAACGGATTGGGCTGATTTAGATGGAGCCTTACTGATCGGAAACGATATTTATGATGGAATGAAAGTGATTGATGGCCAATGTATATTGCCTGATAGACCTGGAATAGGAATTATACCGCAATAG